In Caballeronia sp. SBC1, the DNA window TTTGGGGATCAACTCTTCCTGCAGTTCAGATTGAAACGTCTCAATCTGCGATGGTGGCTGCGATTGCGACTCAAGGATTTTTTCGACTTCACGAACAAGAGCGACAAGCCGGGGCCCCACTTCATTCATGAGGAAGGCCGGTTCGAGATAGTCGGCAATTCCACCGCAATTGAAAGCCACCACATTGCCGCTGTCACGCATTCGCAACGGCACGGCCACCGCTCGGATGTGCTTCATCCACATTCTGTTGGCGATGCAAAATCCCTTCTTGCTAAACAAGTTGATGTTGTCGTCGATTTGCCTGCGAAAGCTGTCCATATCGGGGACTTTGGACCCCAACTGGTCCAGCATCTCCTGGCGTTTCTCATCATCCAGGCCGGCCAGATAGGCATGGCCCATAGCCGTTCGCTCGATCGGGACGACGGAGCCAACTTCGAGGCGCAATGAGAGTTGATCGTCCGTGCTTTCCCTCGCGATGTACCTCATGCTGAGTTCATGGCGACGGGCAATGCAGATAGGGACACGCGAGAAAGCCGCAAGCTCGGTCATAAGTGGTCGTGCTATATGACTCACCAGGTCCGAAGCCATGTAGAGATAGCCCAACGACAGGCAAGCGTCACCCAGACGATATTTACCTGCTTCGGGCAAATACTCAAGGTAGCCCAAATTCGTCAAGGTGTAGCAAAGCCGCGAAACCGACGCGTTCGGAAGCCCCGACAGGCGAGCCAGATCGGTCGTGCCCAGCACTTCCCCTTTTGTGAGGAAGCGAAGCAGCGTCAGTCCTTTCGCAAGCCCCGATACAAACTGGCGATCGCCTGAATCTTCTCCAAGATCGGCTATCGGCAATACCTGCGCTCTTTTTCTACCCACGACCATACCCCTCTGGCGCCATCATCATTGCACGTCCTGAATTGCTCTTTAAATTTGTCAATGTACCGCCTCATAGAATCTTGCCGGAAAGCGCGTCCTCCGACAGTCATGCGCGATTCATTTTAGAACAGATTCGGTTGGCTGGATGAATTCGACGGAGTGCTGCCGTCAGGAGTGTTGAAGGGTGATCTGGTCAGCGTCGGTATCGGCGCTGCATCCAGTAGTTGGTGGCGCCTGTCAGCACCAGGGTAGTAGCCATCAGGATGAAAGAGGCGGCCGCGCCAAAGGGCCAGTTGCCGAGCTGGAATTCGTTGTATACGAGCGGCGCCATCATCATGAACTTTGGACCGCCGAGCAGTACCGGGGTCGCATAGGCATTCACCGCGAGGATAAAGGTCAGGATGGTGCCAGTGATGATGCCGGGCTGCGCCAGCGGCCAAAGCACCCGCCAGAACGTGGTCCACGGACCGGCGCCCAGGCTCAAGGCGGCTTCCTCGGTGAAGCGGCCGATCCCTTCGATCACGCTTTGCAGCGTCAGCACCATGACAGGCAGGTTGACCGCGATGAGGCCGACGATCACCGCGGTCTCGGTAAACATGATCTCGAGCGGATGAGCAATGATGCCAAGCGAGATCAGCGTGGTGTTAAGCATGCCCTTAGTGCCAAAGAGCGTCATCCAGCCTGCTGCCCTGACGGCGTTGCCGACAAACATCGGCAGCACGATCAGCATGATGAGCAGGTTCTTGAAGCGCGACTCGGTGCGCGCCAGCGCATACGCCAGGGGGAAGCCGATCACCAGGCAGGCGAGCGTGCAGATGAAAGAGACCCGCACCGTGGTGAAGAGAACAGCCCGGTAGTAGGGGTCGGAGACGAACTTGACGTAATTCTCCGCCGTCACTGCTTCAACCAGCAGGGCGCCGGGGGTGTACCGGTCCAGGCTGTAGCGCAACAGGATGAAGATAGGAATCAGGAGCCCGAGCACGACGATCAACGTCGCCGGCCCGACAAGGGCGCTCGCGGACAGGCGACTGACGCTGTGCCCCTCATCTGTCCTGCTTACCGTGATCGTCGCATCTGCGGCCATGCCGTCTCCTCTCTGTTCGCTGCGTGGCTAGCCGCCCTTCTCTTCGTACTCGAAGGGAAGGGTGGCACTGATTACCCCTTGAAGCTCTTATCCCACCACTCGCGCAGTTCGACGTCATGCTCAGTCAGGAAGGCGTAGTCGAGATCGATGAGCGCGGCTAACTGCTCTTGCGTAAAGCCGATGCGTTGATCGAGTTGGGGGGGGATCGTGGCATTCGTCACGGTCGGGGGGAAGCCCAATTCGGTGGCGAAGCCCTCCTGTGCCGATTTTTCGAGCGCCGCGTCGAGAAAGGCGTAAGCGCCCGCCTTGTTGGGGGCATTCTTCGGCACCGACCAGCCCAGGACGAACTTGAGCGCACCTTCGCTCGGCACCGCCGATTGCACGTTGATGCCGGCGTCCTTCCACTGCACAGCGCGCGCTTTCCACATGATGCCGACGGTCACTTCCTCCGTCTTCAGTCCCTGTGCAAAGGCTTCATTCGTCGGGTAGATGCGCGCGCCAGACTTGCGCAATTCGAGCAGCAGCTTCTTGCCGCCATCAAGGTCACTAACCTTGCCGCCCGCCGCCAGCGCCGCCGCCGACATCACGTACTGGTATTGGATGTCGATGAGGCCGAGTTTGTTGCCATTCTTGGGGTCGAGTACTTCCTTGTAGCTCTTCGGCGCTGCAATGCGGCTGGGGTTGTAGAGGGCGACCTTGCCCGTATAACCTGAGGCGACGCCAAAGGGGTATTTCATCGACGGCAGAAGATATTTTCCGTTCTTCAACTGGCTATAGTCGATCGGGGCGAGTACGCCAGCTTTACCCATCTGGTACCAGGCGAGCGCCGAGAGGCCCTGCACGTCACTGGTACCGCGCGGCAGCCGAGCTTCGGCAATCATCTTGTTGCGCCGGTTCAGGTCGTCTCCCACGTCATGGACTACTTCCCATCCGGCGGGAATAAGGATCGCCTGATCGATGTACTTGGTGACCATGTGTTCGTAGTCACCTCCTGCAGTTCCGACCACGATTCGACCCTTGGATTGGGCCATCGCCATGCCGGGCAGGCCCAGCGCAGTGACGCCAGCGGCTGCCGCTCCCTGCAGGACCAAGCGGCGGGAAGGGCTGAAGCTCGAAAGTTTCTTTACCATTTTAGTCCTCGATAGCACTGCATATTAATCGGGCATGACCCTTCACGGCGCTAGGCATCGGCGTTCGCGAAGACATTCGTTGAGGCGGCGGTCCAGCCGACGTAGACCTTGTCGCCAACCTGCGGCGCGTTGCCATCTTCCAGATTGGGAATCTGGGCAATGACGCGTTCTTCCGCCGGAAGGCGAACATGGATGTCCAGGAGGCCTCCGAGGTAGGAGACAAACTCCACCTCTCCGTGAAAACGGTTGTCCATATCGGCGGACACATTCTGCGCCACGGTGATGCGCTCCGGGCGCAGGGCCAGTACAGCGCGACCGGTGATCCCCGAGGCCCCGTTAGCACAGCGGATCTCAAGGCCACCGCCGGTGCGAAACAGGCCTGGCGCCTCCATTACCCCATTGAGGAAGGAGCTTCGGCCAACAAAGCCGGCAACGAAGCGGTCCGCGGGACGCTCGTAGAGATCGCGCTGCGTGCCGACCTGGCGCACCTGTCCTTCGCTCATCACGACGAGCCGGTCCGCCATCGTCAGCGCCTCCTCCTGGTCGTGCGTGACCATGACGGTGGTGAGGCCGAGCTCGCGCTGCAGCGCGCGGATCTCAACGCGCACCTCGTGCCGCAGCTTGGCGTCAAGATTGGAGAGCGGCTCGTCGAGCAACAACACGTCAGGCCGAAAGACAAGGGCCCGAGCCAGCGCCACGCGCTGTTGCTGTCCGCCCGAGAGCTGCCGGGGCAAGCGCTCCCCGTGCTCGCCGAGGCGCACCAGCCGCAAAGCCTCCTTAACCCTTGGAGCAATCTCGGCCGGGCTAATCTTGCGCATCTCCAGCCCGAAGGCGACGTTCTGCGCCACCGTCAGGTGAGGGAACAACGCGTAGCTCTGGAAGACCAAGCCGGTATCGCGCTTCCACGGTGGCAGCCGGGTGATGTCGCGCCCGCCAAGACGGATGGTCCCCGAGGTCGGCTCGGCGAAGCCGGCGATCATGCGCATCGTTGTCGTCTTGCCGCACCCGGAGGGGCCGAGAAGCGCGACGAACTCGCCGTCGGCGACCGTGAGCGTTACGTCGTTGACGACATGGACCTTGCCGTAGGCTTTGGAAATACCGTTCAATTCGAGCTGTGCCATCTATGCCTCAAGCTGTCAATGAACTGCTGATTGTTGGCAATCTGTGCATACCGCGCAGCGGATATTTGTGCGGTAGGAGCGAAGGGACTTTCACGCGGCAGAAGGAGTGCCGGGCCATGAAGATGAGACGCATTAGCATGGCAGGAACAGCCCCGAGGCCACCTTCAACAGCCAGCGTCCAAGTCGGCGCTGATCGAAGGCACAGAGGACTACGGCAGTGAACACATGCGGCGTGGTCGGAACATGGGTCGCTCCCGCTTTTCATTCGAGATCCACCGTCGAGCGCTTAGAAAGATTGGAAAACATTGTCTTACCTCCGTCTCTTTTACCCGGCGCCAAGACGGACCGAGCAGCTCCTGCGAACAGCTTCGATATGCATGCGCCGAAGAAGTGGAAATTATTTTCACATAAGTTTTAAGCAAAGCGCAAGCGCTTCAATAAAAAATGGAGGTAATCCCCATCCTTCGCCAAGGAAGCACTTTGCAGCGCAATTGAGGCAACGGGAGCCGTGGCCGTGTCGGGCCAACACCAGGAATTTCCACCCGCTTTCGGCTTGTTTCATTGCCTGGACGCATCGGCTGGAGACATATGCAGCGAGCGCATCGTCCGATCTTTGGGTGGTCGAACGTGTCGGCGTCATCATCGGACCGGCCAGACGGCGCGGTGACGTCTTCCGCTTCGACAACGCTCTTGTTCTACGACCGCTGCTGGCACGAACGAATCATTCGTTCGCGACGCTTCGCCGCTCATGCGCCGGCTTGCTGGCGAGCATTACCTCGTAACACATGGTATCGGCAACGTCGATACCGGAGGTTGAGCGCAACTGACAGGAGCCCCGCCCAATGATGAATGGGTAGATGTTGTAGCCGCCCATGAAGCTGATTGTCTCCGCGAAAATTCGGCGTAACGTGAACAAAAATTCTCGCTACACTGCCGAGGAATCGGATCTGTTCGGCGTTTCCTTAATAGCGCCCGTGCACCGGCATTACCCGCGGATTTGGCGAAATTGGGGTCATCCCTGACGAGAAAGTGGACAGCCTCCATTTTTTATTGAAGGGCTTGCGCCTTGATCAAAAATTATGTGAAAATAATTTCCACTTCCTCTGGCAAACGAATGTCGGGGCTGTTCGAAGGATCTGTTCGGCCCGTCCTGGGCCGCCGGGCATAAAGAGACGGAGATAAGACAATGCTTTCCAATCTTTCTAAGCGCTTGACGGTGGGTCTCGAATGAAAGTGGCAGCGACCAACATTCCGACGACGCCGCATGTGTTCACTGCCGTAGTCCTCCGTGCTTTCGACCAGCGCCGACTGGGACGCTGGCTGCTGAAGGCGGCCGCGGGGCTGTCCCTGTTGTACATTCTGACGCCTCTCATCTTTGTGACGTGGCTCTCTTTCTGCCGCGAGGAAATCCCTTCGTTCCCACCGCACGGATATTCACTGCGGTGGTATGCGGAGATTGCCAACAATCAGCAGTTCATTGACGGCTTCCTGTTGAGCTTGCAGGTCGGCGTCATCGCAACCGCGATCGGCCTTGCGGTGGGCATCCCGGCAGCCCTGTGTATTGCACACTTTCGCTTTGCTGGTCGCGGGTTTCTCAACAATCTGCTGCTGTTTCCGCTGGTGGTACCCGGCGTGGTGCTTGGCACAGCGTTTTACGTTTTCCATGTTCAGATCGAGATAGCGACCAACGGTAACGTGCCGATCCTTGGATCGCTCGCCGGTCTTGTCAACGGACACATCCTGCTCGTCATCCCATGGACGGTGCGCCTGGTGACAGCGACGCTTGCCAACTTCGATCGCACGCTCGAGGAGGCGGCGCAGAATCTCGGCGCGGATAGGTGGACGACGTTTCGCCGCGTGACACTGCCCTCGATTTTGCCGGGCATCGTCGCGGCGGCCATGTTCGGTTTCGTTTCTTCGTTCAGTAATCTCGAGATAAGCCTGTTCCTCGTCGGGCCGGGTCGCACGACGCTGCCGATCGCGATTTTGCAGTACCTCGAATGGAAGATTGATCCGACAATCGCCGCTGTCTCGGTTCTGCAGATGCTGGTCGTCGGCGCGGCATTGCTGATCACCGACCGTTTCGTCAAACTCAGCCGGGTGGTGTGATGGCACAGCTCGAATTGAACGGTATTTCCAAAGCCTACGGCAAGGTCCATGTCGTCAACGACGTAACGCTCACGGTCGCCGACGGCGAGTTCGTCGCGCTTCTCGGCCCCTCCGGGTGCGGCAAGACGACAACGATGCGCATGATCGCCGGCTTCGCCGAGCCGACCTCGGGGACCATCCGTCTTGGCGGGCGCGACATCACCCGGCTGCCACCGTGGAAGCGCGATACCGGCTTGGTCTTCCAGAGCTACGCGTTGTTCCCTCACCTGACGGTGGCGCAGAACGTCGCCTTCGGGCTGGAGATGCGCAAGATTAGCCCGGCCGAGATTGCTCCAAGGGTTAAGGAGGCTTTGCGGCTGGTGCGCCTCGGCGAGCACGGGGAGCGCTTGCCCCGGCAGCTCTCGGGCGGACAGCAACAGCGCGTGGCGCTGGCTCGGGCCCTCGTCTTTCGGCCTGACGTGTTGTTGCTCGACGAGCCGCTCTCCAATCTTGACGCCAAGCTGCGGCACGAGGTGCGCGTTGAGATCCGCGCGCTGCAGCGCGAGCTCGGCCTCACCACCGTCATGGTCACGCACGACCAGGAGGAGGCGCTGACGATGGCGGACCGGCTCGTCGTGATGAGCGAAGGACAGGTGCGCCAGGTCGGCACGCAGCGCGATCTCTACGAGCGTCCCGCGGACCGCTTCGTTGCCGGCTTCGTTGGCCGAAGCTCCTTTCTCAATGGGGTAATGGAGGCGCCAGGCCTGTTTCGCACCGGCGGCGGCCTTGAGATCCGCTGTGCTAACGGGGCCCCGGGGATCACCGGTCGCGCTGTGCTCGCCCTGCGCCCGGAGCGCATCACCGTGGCGCAGAATGTGTCCGCCGATATGGACAACCGCTTTCACGGAGAGGTGGAGTTTGTCTCCTACCTCGGAGGCCTCCTGGACATCCATGTTCGCCTCCCGGCGGAAGAACGCGTCATTGCCCAGATTCCCAATCTGGAAGATGGCAACGCGCCGCAGGTTGGCGACAAGGTCTACGTCGGCTGGACCGCCGCCTCAACGAATGTCTTCGCG includes these proteins:
- a CDS encoding IclR family transcriptional regulator — translated: MPIADLGEDSGDRQFVSGLAKGLTLLRFLTKGEVLGTTDLARLSGLPNASVSRLCYTLTNLGYLEYLPEAGKYRLGDACLSLGYLYMASDLVSHIARPLMTELAAFSRVPICIARRHELSMRYIARESTDDQLSLRLEVGSVVPIERTAMGHAYLAGLDDEKRQEMLDQLGSKVPDMDSFRRQIDDNINLFSKKGFCIANRMWMKHIRAVAVPLRMRDSGNVVAFNCGGIADYLEPAFLMNEVGPRLVALVREVEKILESQSQPPSQIETFQSELQEELIPKSQTVAKKQTVARKQVAKDQL
- a CDS encoding ABC transporter permease, yielding MAADATITVSRTDEGHSVSRLSASALVGPATLIVVLGLLIPIFILLRYSLDRYTPGALLVEAVTAENYVKFVSDPYYRAVLFTTVRVSFICTLACLVIGFPLAYALARTESRFKNLLIMLIVLPMFVGNAVRAAGWMTLFGTKGMLNTTLISLGIIAHPLEIMFTETAVIVGLIAVNLPVMVLTLQSVIEGIGRFTEEAALSLGAGPWTTFWRVLWPLAQPGIITGTILTFILAVNAYATPVLLGGPKFMMMAPLVYNEFQLGNWPFGAAASFILMATTLVLTGATNYWMQRRYRR
- a CDS encoding PotD/PotF family extracellular solute-binding protein — protein: MVKKLSSFSPSRRLVLQGAAAAGVTALGLPGMAMAQSKGRIVVGTAGGDYEHMVTKYIDQAILIPAGWEVVHDVGDDLNRRNKMIAEARLPRGTSDVQGLSALAWYQMGKAGVLAPIDYSQLKNGKYLLPSMKYPFGVASGYTGKVALYNPSRIAAPKSYKEVLDPKNGNKLGLIDIQYQYVMSAAALAAGGKVSDLDGGKKLLLELRKSGARIYPTNEAFAQGLKTEEVTVGIMWKARAVQWKDAGINVQSAVPSEGALKFVLGWSVPKNAPNKAGAYAFLDAALEKSAQEGFATELGFPPTVTNATIPPQLDQRIGFTQEQLAALIDLDYAFLTEHDVELREWWDKSFKG
- a CDS encoding ABC transporter ATP-binding protein; the protein is MAQLELNGISKAYGKVHVVNDVTLTVADGEFVALLGPSGCGKTTTMRMIAGFAEPTSGTIRLGGRDITRLPPWKRDTGLVFQSYALFPHLTVAQNVAFGLEMRKISPAEIAPRVKEALRLVRLGEHGERLPRQLSGGQQQRVALARALVFRPDVLLLDEPLSNLDAKLRHEVRVEIRALQRELGLTTVMVTHDQEEALTMADRLVVMSEGQVRQVGTQRDLYERPADRFVAGFVGRSSFLNGVMEAPGLFRTGGGLEIRCANGASGITGRAVLALRPERITVAQNVSADMDNRFHGEVEFVSYLGGLLDIHVRLPAEERVIAQIPNLEDGNAPQVGDKVYVGWTAASTNVFANADA
- a CDS encoding ABC transporter permease — protein: MKVAATNIPTTPHVFTAVVLRAFDQRRLGRWLLKAAAGLSLLYILTPLIFVTWLSFCREEIPSFPPHGYSLRWYAEIANNQQFIDGFLLSLQVGVIATAIGLAVGIPAALCIAHFRFAGRGFLNNLLLFPLVVPGVVLGTAFYVFHVQIEIATNGNVPILGSLAGLVNGHILLVIPWTVRLVTATLANFDRTLEEAAQNLGADRWTTFRRVTLPSILPGIVAAAMFGFVSSFSNLEISLFLVGPGRTTLPIAILQYLEWKIDPTIAAVSVLQMLVVGAALLITDRFVKLSRVV
- a CDS encoding ABC transporter ATP-binding protein, whose product is MAQLELNGISKAYGKVHVVNDVTLTVADGEFVALLGPSGCGKTTTMRMIAGFAEPTSGTIRLGGRDITRLPPWKRDTGLVFQSYALFPHLTVAQNVAFGLEMRKISPAEIAPRVKEALRLVRLGEHGERLPRQLSGGQQQRVALARALVFRPDVLLLDEPLSNLDAKLRHEVRVEIRALQRELGLTTVMVTHDQEEALTMADRLVVMSEGQVRQVGTQRDLYERPADRFVAGFVGRSSFLNGVMEAPGLFRTGGGLEIRCANGAPGITGRAVLALRPERITVAQNVSADMDNRFHGEVEFVSYLGGLLDIHVRLPAEERVIAQIPNLEDGNAPQVGDKVYVGWTAASTNVFANADA